The region GAAATTGCTACGAGTTAGCCATGCTCTCTGATTTTCTTGTCTATTTTGAGAAACAGTGGTTTAAACCAAAATATATGTATATCACTTCATTCCATTTACTGATTTTGGCTTCTCTGAAACTTCAAGTGCAGTTTGTTGACTTCTGAAAATGAACTAACTCATTTTGCCCTCTGATCTGATGCGTGGCAGGGTCCAGTTGCACGCCCAGTCCCTAGGATGGCCGCCTCATTCAATCCAGAAGCTCATGGGATGCAAGGCACACCACACCTTGAACCTCATGGACCCAGATCCGCCATGGTCGCCCGGGGCTTCTTCAACATCAGCCGCCATGGTGGTCCTGCTCCGTGCCGTGCCAACCCAGGGGGCGCGATGGAGGGATTCGCGCCGTCGAAGGAGATGCTCACGCGGCGGCTGCTTCTGCTCGCCCGTTGCCCACGCCATGGCAGGAAGGAGGAAGAGACGCGGAAGGAAGGAGGAACAGGCCGTTGTTGGACTCCACGGAGACGCTCCTCTTCCACTCCCTCATCCCCCAAGGTATTCTCTTCTCATCCAACTCAATCCNNNNNNNNNNNNNNNNNNNNNNNNNNNNNNNNNNNNNNNNNNNNNNNNNNNNNNNNNNNNNNNNNNNNNNNNNNNNNNNNNNNNNNNNNNNNNNNNNNNNNNNNNNNNNNNNNNNNNNNNNNNNNNNNNNNNNNNNNNNNNNNNNNNNNNNNNNNNNNNNNNNNNNNNNNNNNNNNNNNNNNNNNNNNNNNNNNNNNNNNNNNNNNNNNNNNNNNNNNNNNNNNNNNNNNNNNNNNNNNNNNNNNNNNNNNNNNNNNNNNNNNNNNNNNNNNNNNNNNNNNNNNNNNNNNNNNNNNNNNNNNNNNNNNNNNNNNNNNNNNNNNNNNNNNNNNNNNNNNNNNNNNNNNNNNNNNNNNNNNNNNNNNNNNNNNNNNTTGAGTTCCCTACCTATGGTAGATAGATTATGCAAGGGTACAGACGACCATGGCTGATGGACACCTCCTATCCACGACTAGCATTTGTCTATGATGTTTGATTCGAAGCAATTATAGACTGCATGTAAGTAAATCCCTGAAAACTATCCAATCATCATGTGAGACTTGGCAAATCCTCGTTTACCTACTTGTGTGCCTTCGATCAATTAACATTTGCCGCATCAGCTGATCCATCATGACCTACACAATTGAAACACCAACTCCTCGGACCAACTAATCTTCATTTTTATCAACTAGTTGTCTGTCTTGATCGATGCTAAGCACCAAATAAATCATGTAGTGTAGTGTTGTGTCTTGTGCACCAATTTTATGCCCGCTTCTTGTTGGGTGCCTTATTGGTTGGTGCAGATCAGTTCCCAATTTAGATTTGGACACAGTTCAAACATGACGCAGATTAGGGGAGGTGCCTGCTGGATTCAGATTTATATGAACGAAGAACATGCTATGAAAAGTGGTAACCCCGTGTGCAACAACAGAAGTTCCACTCGTCCCATTAAGTTTGTAATTCATGATTAGGTGTCCTTTTCCTGACTGAATTTTTGTT is a window of Triticum dicoccoides isolate Atlit2015 ecotype Zavitan chromosome 2B, WEW_v2.0, whole genome shotgun sequence DNA encoding:
- the LOC119364703 gene encoding uncharacterized protein LOC119364703 isoform X1, with protein sequence MAASFNPEAHGMQGTPHLEPHGPRSAMVARGFFNISRHGGPAPCRANPGGAMEGFAPSKEMLTRRLLLLARCPRHGRKEEETRKEGGTGRCWTPRRRSSSTPSSPKPISFIHSCLDDCRVIYSRDHHVVCAGENFTSESVGVRPTSTAKGSQRVSVEESILASLGSFQQMWFFKAKQVLRAWGSIGQEHHPRRVP
- the LOC119364703 gene encoding uncharacterized protein LOC119364703 isoform X2 yields the protein MAASFNPEAHGMQGTPHLEPHGPRSAMVARGFFNISRHGGPAPCRANPGGAMEGFAPSKEMLTRRLLLLARCPRHGRKEEETRKEGGTGRCWTPRRRSSSTPSSPKISSQFRFGHSSNMTQIRGGACWIQIYMNEEHAMKSGNPVCNNRSSTRPIKFVIHD